A single region of the Candidatus Parcubacteria bacterium genome encodes:
- a CDS encoding aspartyl/glutamyl-tRNA amidotransferase subunit C: MSALQESDIDKLAALARLSVAPSERAGLAKDIDAILGYVSELESVKLEGDARGKEDLRNITRPDAVAHESGAHTAALLASAPRAEGEYFVVKKVL, translated from the coding sequence ATGTCAGCCCTCCAAGAGTCCGATATTGATAAGCTTGCTGCACTCGCCCGCCTCAGCGTTGCGCCTTCGGAGCGTGCAGGGCTTGCCAAGGATATCGACGCTATCCTCGGCTATGTCTCTGAGCTCGAGTCCGTAAAGCTCGAGGGAGACGCCCGTGGGAAGGAGGATCTGCGTAATATCACCCGTCCGGATGCGGTTGCCCACGAGAGCGGAGCGCATACGGCGGCCCTCTTGGCCTCCGCACCTCGCGCGGAGGGGGAGTATTTCGTAGTAAAGAAGGTTCTCTAA
- the gatA gene encoding Asp-tRNA(Asn)/Glu-tRNA(Gln) amidotransferase subunit GatA, with product MLDRSYLTTLSISQASRDLASGKYSAVDLAEAYLAVIKERDGEVHAYLEVFADVLEQARVADERLSSGKGTPLTGIPFAVKDNILIEGRRAQGASKVLEGHRATYDATVIRKLKEAGAVFLGRANMDEFAMGGSTENSAYGVTRNPHDAARVPGGSSGGSAAAVAMHGALAALGSDTGGSIRQPASFCGVVGLKPTYGAVSRSGLMAMGSSLDQIGPLTRTVADAELIFNTIAGNDPLDSTTRPPPEFEKKEIPAKLRIGVPRHFLEKGVDAAVLANFEESLEKLRAVGYEVKDIELPNIAHSLAVYYVLMPAEVSANLARYDGVRYGARHEGETLLEDYAKSRGEGFGPEVRRRILLGTYILSAGYYDAYYAKALRVRDYIKEDFHKAFASVDLIALPTAPTPAFRIGEKKDPLSMYLEDIFTTPANIAGLPGISLPSGFTNVEGKDLPLGLELMAAPMREDILFRAGKEFLGEGE from the coding sequence ATGCTCGATCGCTCGTACCTCACTACTCTCAGTATCTCGCAGGCTTCCCGTGATTTGGCTTCTGGGAAGTATTCGGCGGTGGATCTCGCAGAAGCGTATCTTGCCGTCATCAAGGAGCGGGACGGAGAGGTGCATGCCTATCTCGAAGTATTCGCTGATGTGCTGGAGCAGGCGCGGGTTGCGGATGAGCGACTCTCGAGCGGGAAGGGTACGCCGCTTACTGGCATTCCTTTTGCGGTGAAGGACAACATCCTTATCGAGGGTCGTAGAGCTCAGGGTGCTTCCAAAGTGCTCGAGGGGCATCGCGCGACGTATGACGCGACCGTCATCCGCAAGTTGAAGGAGGCGGGGGCGGTCTTTCTCGGACGCGCCAATATGGATGAATTCGCTATGGGCGGTTCGACCGAGAACTCAGCCTATGGCGTCACTCGCAACCCGCACGATGCTGCTCGCGTACCAGGTGGCTCTTCTGGTGGATCTGCGGCAGCGGTCGCTATGCATGGCGCACTCGCCGCGCTTGGTTCCGATACTGGTGGCTCCATCCGTCAGCCGGCGAGCTTCTGCGGCGTGGTGGGATTGAAGCCTACCTATGGCGCAGTCTCTCGCTCGGGTCTCATGGCTATGGGCTCTTCGCTCGATCAGATCGGCCCGCTCACGCGTACGGTGGCGGATGCCGAACTCATTTTTAATACCATTGCCGGGAATGATCCGCTGGATAGCACTACTCGGCCGCCCCCGGAATTTGAAAAGAAAGAGATACCTGCGAAGCTTCGCATTGGCGTACCGCGCCACTTCCTGGAGAAAGGAGTGGACGCTGCGGTGCTCGCGAATTTCGAAGAATCTCTCGAGAAGCTCCGTGCCGTGGGATATGAGGTGAAGGATATCGAGCTTCCGAACATCGCCCACTCGCTCGCGGTCTACTACGTGCTCATGCCGGCGGAAGTCTCAGCCAACCTTGCTCGCTACGACGGCGTGCGCTATGGAGCGCGCCACGAAGGGGAGACGCTGCTTGAGGACTATGCGAAAAGCCGGGGAGAAGGCTTTGGTCCCGAAGTGCGCCGCCGCATCCTGCTCGGCACCTACATACTCTCCGCTGGCTACTATGACGCGTACTACGCAAAGGCTCTCCGCGTACGCGACTATATCAAGGAGGATTTCCACAAAGCATTCGCCTCTGTCGATCTCATTGCACTTCCCACGGCTCCGACGCCGGCGTTTAGGATAGGTGAGAAGAAGGATCCTTTGTCCATGTATCTTGAAGATATCTTCACTACCCCCGCGAACATCGCCGGTCTTCCGGGTATCTCGCTTCCTTCCGGCTTCACGAATGTCGAAGGTAAGGATCTTCCGCTCGGGCTCGAGCTCATGGCGGCACCTATGC